From the Eleutherodactylus coqui strain aEleCoq1 chromosome 9, aEleCoq1.hap1, whole genome shotgun sequence genome, the window ATAGTATTGGGTGGCAACCTACCGAAAGCCGATGTGGAAACTACCATGTCAACGCCACCAGAACCCTGTTAAAGTCTAATCTATAGCCACCACGACGTCCTCAGGGGGAACAACCACCAGGGCTATTATAGTAAGCCGAGTGCTGAACTGGTAACTCTgaaggagaagagaggcagaACATTATATCGAGTAACCAATCCAGACCAGAGATAAGACGGCAACAAAACATGATGTAAAAAGATCTTAATAGACCGCAAATGGTACTATAGATTGACCAATCCCTGGTCAATGGCTCCACCAATCAGAGTGTGTTTCCAGAGCATGCCCAGTGCAAAGCAGGCGTGGCTGTCTCAATAGAGCAATTCTATCTTAATCAACTGAGCATGCCCATTTCTAAGTACCTGCACATGCTCTATTGAGACAGCCGTGCCCGCTCTGCACTGGGCATGCTCTGGAAACACACTCTGATTGGTGGAGCCATTGACCTGGGATTGGCCAATCTATAGTACCATTTGCGGTCTATTAAGATTTCTTTACACCATGATTTGTTGCTTTCCTGTCTGGTTTGGATTGGTTATTTAAAAGAATGTTCTGCCTCTTTTCTCCTTAAGAGTTACCAGTTTAGTATTCGGCTTACTATAGCCCTGGTGGTTGTTTCGCCATATGGTGACCTCAGTCGCGGTGGCTATAGATTAGACTTTTAATAGGGTTCTGTTAGCGCTGACCATCTAGTTTCCACATCGGTCCAGaaggccaacttccaaaagcctgtGTACGTATATGCACAGGTACTgattgatgactgctggtcacactgTATCGCTGCCACCATTCCCCcctttattttataatatttttggaTGTTATCCTCGTCTATTTTTGAATTataaagcatttatattttaGCGGATATTACCGGCATTTTCTACCCTTGGCAATTAGAATTAACGTTCAACATCTTGAGTTTGGACCAGGATGCTTCGTCACCTGACTTCCGGCCAGCATTGACAGCGGGTGATTCACCGGAGCTGTTCCGCTGCTTCCtaggggggaaggagagaggtaAATATATATTCTTTTGATATTTTATAGCATGTcatgccattaaccctttccaatccactgtctgacgtctaaagacattctgattgaaggctgtacagctccgatgtcggaagacgtccggcagggtattcttactatagattactggccgctctgctgtcaggggcctctccatcatgtcccataccgcagtactggctctagccagcagatggagccattgtataatggcagaaagagaaagccctctaggaaaccctgaatctaaaattggattgaaagGGTTATATaaaaagttttagttttttttatatagacaGACGACCCTCTACATGCCAAATCAACTAATGGCCCACGATTTCTAAGACTGGAATGGCTGGAGTTAGACAAGGAAACTTCATATAGAACAGTACTAGGTTCTAGATGATGGGGGGTCCGGTCCAGAAGACTACAGATTGCAGTCATTATACTGTAAAACATGCATATGGGATCCGTTAAGACGGTTgagttgtgattagagatgagcgagtatactcgctaaggcacattactcgagcgagtagtgccttagccgagtatctccccgctcgtctctaaagattcgggggccggcggggaggaactgaggggagatctctctctccctctttccccccccccgctccccgccgcaactcacctgtcacccgcgccggcccccaaatctttagagatgagcggctaaggcactactcgctcgagtagtttgccttatcgagtatactcgctcatctctagttgtgatgtaTAGTTCAGATATATGGATGCAAAAATCAATGAGATACGGGTTGCAGAAAATCTCATCATTTTGGTGCTTGAGATAAACAAGGCATTACATCCCGGAGCTTTGATACTCTCCTATAGAGATGAACTATGAGTGCACATTGCTCTTCATGCCCTAAGTATTAGTTTGTAGAtttctaccttaaaggggttgtcccgaggcagcaagtggggttatacacttctgtatggccataataatgcactttgtaatatacattgtgcattaattatgagccatacagaagttataaaaagttttttacttacctgctccgttgttagcgtcctcgtctccttggtgccgactaatttttggcctccgatggccaaattagccgcgcttgcgcagtccgggtcttcagcagtcttctatggagccgctcgtgccagagagcggctccgtgtagctccgccccgtcacgtgccgattccagccaatcaggaggctggaatcggcagtggaccgcacagaagagctgcggtccacggagcaagaggttcccggcggccatcttcacaggtaagtatagaagtcaccggagcgcggggatcaaggtaagcgctccggtaagctgtctgtacgtccctgcatcggggttgtctcgcgccgaacggggggggggttgaaaaaaaaaaaaacccgtttcggcgcgggacaacccctttaaataaggcaTAGTAGAAATGATAATAATGTATATCTATTTTCTTGCAGGTTGCTCTAAAGTGACTTGTATCAGCTTGACCCGTGAAGCTTCCATCAAACTGTCTCCGATGCACGGTAAACAGATCTCCATTCGTTACTTGGACATGACAGACTGTTTCGTGCTGGAAGATGAGGGACTGCATACAATTGCCGCTCACTGCACTCAGCTCACTCACCTGTACTTGCGGCGCTGCATCCGTATCACCGATGAAGGCCTGCGATATATCATGATATACTGTGCAACCATCAAAGAATTAAGCGTAAGCGACTGTCGCTTTGTGAGTGACTTTGGCATGCGAGAAATTGCCAAACTGGAGTCTCGTCTGCGGTACCTGAGTATAGCCCACTGCGGAAGGATCACCGATGTAGGGATCCGGTACATCGCCAAGTACTGCAGTAAGCTCCGCTACCTCAATGCTCGAGGTTGTGAAGGCATCACGGATCATGGAGTGGAGTACCTAgcaaaaaattgcacaaaacTGAAATCTTTGGATATTGGGAAATGCCCTCTAGTTTCGGATATTGGGTTGGAGTTTTTAGCCCTGAACTGCTTTAACCTAAAGCGCCTGAGCCTGAAGTCTTGTGAGAGCATCACTGGTCAAGGACTCCAGATAGTCGCGGCCAATTGTTTCGACCTGCAGATGCTAAATGTTCAGGACTGTGAGGTGTCAGTTGACGCTCTCCGCTTTGTCAAACGCCACTGTAAGAGATGCATAATTGAACACACTAACCCCGCGTTCTTCTGAAAATCCATGGAATGCAGAAAACATGTTACTTCTAGTCGTCGGGCGGGGCATCCACATCCGGTCGACGGGCGGGGCATCCACATCCGGTCGACGGGCGGGGCATCCACATACGGTCGACGGGCGGGGCATCCACATACGGTCGACGGGCGGGGCATCCACATACGGTCGACGGGCGGGGCATCCACATCCGGCCGTCGGGAGGGGCATCCACATCCGGCCGTCGGGAGGGGCATCCACATCCGGCCGTCGGGAGGGGCATCCACATCCGGCCGTCGGGAGGGGCATCCACATCCGGCCGTCGGGAGGGGCATCCACATCCGGCCGTCGGGAGGGGCATCCACATCCGGCCGTCGGGAGGGGCATCCACTTCTAGTAGTAAAACCACACAACGAAAGAAGAAAAACTTGCACATTCATCAAATTATCTATCCAAGGTTCAGCTTTTTTATGTCATTATAGGAAAGATAGTTGATCATTTTTGTTATGTCTGATTCAAATATTGACGTGTGATCATGAATTATGAGATGAATGCGTATATGTCTGCTTTATACAAGCCTCATAGGAAGACGAGGAACCTTCCTGCACGGGGAGCAGGAATGGGATATGTGATGATGTATTACTAAACActacaagagaagggagaagaagacTTACCTGCTTCATCAACTGTACTCTATGCAAATTACGCTCCCAGCCATGGGGTATAATGTGTACCCTGCTCATTTATGCAGAACTTctactgattaaccccttaatgacagccaatatacctttttactgaccttggtAATGGgcttacatctttttaaggcggtggcttggctgactactgacagccaggctcctgctctaaccgtaAGGAACAGATAAACCTCAGATcctgacagtttaaccccttacaactCCTTACaattaatagcaactgcagcatgtaagcagatgacaggggaagaGGCTTTTCCGGTCACCCTCCTCACCCCTCAGTGCAattacaaggtaccaatgggttcccatagcagccaaaatcctccatgtctgccaagtaactca encodes:
- the FBXL7 gene encoding F-box/LRR-repeat protein 7: MGANNGKYGSEGKGSSSISSDVSSSTDHTPTKALRNVATSEDSDLSMRTLSTPSPALICPQNLHSFQNGRGSSTSSSSITGETVAIVHSPPPTRLTHPLIRLASKHQKEQANIDRLPDQCIIQIFSYLPTNQLCRCARVCRRWYNLAWDPRLWRTIRLTGETLSVDRALKVLTRRLCQDTPNVCLMLETVIVSGCRRLTDRGLYTIAQCCPELRRLEVSNCYNISNEAVFDVVSLCPNLEHLDVSGCSKVTCISLTREASIKLSPMHGKQISIRYLDMTDCFVLEDEGLHTIAAHCTQLTHLYLRRCIRITDEGLRYIMIYCATIKELSVSDCRFVSDFGMREIAKLESRLRYLSIAHCGRITDVGIRYIAKYCSKLRYLNARGCEGITDHGVEYLAKNCTKLKSLDIGKCPLVSDIGLEFLALNCFNLKRLSLKSCESITGQGLQIVAANCFDLQMLNVQDCEVSVDALRFVKRHCKRCIIEHTNPAFF